The genomic region tcctcatctgatCAGACTAGGTAAGATTGTGGCACATAGCTGCTCATCAACCTTGGGCGTCCCTCCTCCATCCAgcccacctgtggggcacgcagtccaccactcagccacagggctccTCGGGCCATGCGGGGCTGACTCGGGGATAGGAAGCCTGCCCTCCTGAGAAGGTGCAGGCAGGTGCCCTTCCTTCTGCACGGTGTGCCCACCAGCAGGCAGAGTTCCGGGACTGGAGAGAGGCTCTCCTCTGGTGTGGAGCAGCCCAGACTGCAGGGAGCCGGGGGGCCCAGCCACTCACTCTTTCCGTTGGTCAGCGAGCGAGCTGCCCCGTGTCAGCGCAAACATGTCAAACTCGTCTTCCAGGCGGCCAGAGGCCTCCAGAGACTGCAGGCCAGCCCTCACGCTGCTGGAGCCCAGGTCTGCGGGGACAGAAAGGACATGTGAAGGGTCCGCCCGGCTGGCCCTGTACACACTGAGCAGTGGCCGAGCTGCTgcctgccaggcccagggccagcTCTGGAGGAGCGGCAGGGAGCAGGGTGGACAGGGTGAGCGAATGGATGGGACAGGCCACCTGCTGGCTGAGGGACTGTGGGCATGTCACTTCCTCTCTCAATTATTCCTAGCGCTTGGCACAAAGCAGGCAGTCAACAATGTTAAAACTAGTCATGCTGACAGTAAGGACTGCTAACACGTATCCGGAGGTGCCCTGGGCCTGGCACCGGTCTCTGCCTGTTTCCTGCATGAGCTCACTCAGTCCTCATGACGACCTGGAAGGAAGGGCCCATTCCTGCCCTTGACGCAGAGGAGCAAAGAGGGGCACAGGACGTCCAAGTCACCTCCCATGCCCACCCAGATGGCTCAGGCCATGGGGAACTAACTCGGTGTTGAGGGCAGTCGCAGAACAGCGGGATTTCGGGGACCTGAGGGGGCTCGGGAGCTGTGAGGCTGCGAGGGAGAGTGCCACATGTTTGGTCCCTGGTTCTCAACCCTGCAGCAGGACGCAGCTCGGGACTCTGGTGAGGTGGGGTCTGGGCTGACGTTCTGCTGCTGATGCCCCAGCTCCAGCTGTATAACAGGAGGGCAGCCCAGTACTGCAGGCGTGCCCAAAGTACCACCACGTGCCCTTGGCCAGAGCCCCCACACGGCACTTACTCATTCCCGCCAGCTGGGACGAGAGGCTGCTGGTGGCTGCTGGGTCAGGGCCCATGTCCATCAGGTCAGCCGCCGCCTCGGCCTCACTTGGGGCCTGGGGGAAAGGGAGATGCCACCATCATCCTCCCTGCCTGCAGTCTCCTTCCCTTCTGCCCTGAGGCATGGGCACCTGCAGTCTTCGCCTGCGGACTTGTCAACAAGGCCCCCGGCAGCTACTACTGGGAGCCAGGGGGTCTTTCTTCCTGTCCTGGGCCTCTAGCTCCGCTGCACCCCGAGAGGGTGGGAAGAGCCCTGGGCAtcagctggtggcagagccttATTTACGCTGAAGGGACAGTGACGTAAAGTTAGAAGGGCCTTCTCTGTGAGCCTGAGCGGAAGGCACATCCTGTCCGGGGTGTCCGCGGAGGCAGGCGAGCACAGCCCTCCCTCTTCCCGCTCACAGGCACGTCTAGTCACCCAGAAGCAGCTGTTTACCTTGGCGCTCTGGCCTGTTCGGAACCGTTCAAACCTGGAAGATGGAAAAGACTCGAGTCAGGGAGCGGGACTGGGAGTGGCCCCTCAGCACAGCCCGCAGAGCTTTCCCACGGTGGGGCTCCATGTGCACGCGGGGGTCACAGTCAGGGTGACAGACCCAGTTCATGCCTGCTGTCCCGGGAATTACGAACGGTGCCTGGCTTTCACTTGCAAGAGTGTCTCAACCTGATTATCAATTTCCTAGCCGCCTTAGTCACAGCTGGCATGGAGCACACACATGAACAGactagaacagaaaagaaaacggGGCTGCACTGCACACAGCTGGGGGATGTGCTGTTTTGTAACACTTGGATTATATACTTGTGCACTTGGGTGTGTGTCACCGGCTCTCTAAAGTGGTGTAAGGCATACACACACTCCTCACACTGCTTTATGGAGGCCCTGAGACTACCCCAGACAGGCTGAGGGGCTGGTGGGGTGGACCAAGAAGACCTTAGTCTGGGATCTGTTGCAGTCCTGGCCCTGTCACTTATTGTGTGACGTTGGGTAAATTACATCacttctgaacttcagtttccttgtctattaAGAAGGGGGTGACAGTGGAACCTGCCTCCCAGGTGTGAGGGTCAGGCGGACACTGAGCATGAGTGACTGAGAACTGGAAAGCATCAGGCAAATGCCAGGCCTGACGACTGTGGGTGTCAGAGGGGTCCCAGTCACCCCTAGATCAGGCCCTGGGGCCACCTCACAGCTCACAGCCCAGAATGGCAGGGAgggcactcttttttttttcttttttaattgagttaatgataggttacaaacttgtgaaatttcagttgtacattaatgtttgtcagtcatgttgtaggtgcaccacttcaccctttgtgcccaccccccaccccacctttcccctggtatccactaaactgttcttagtccataattttaaattcctcatatgagtggagtcatacacagattatctttctctcgctggcttatttcacttaacataattccagGGAGGGCACTCTTAATGCCACTGGGCAACGGAACAGGAGAGGCCAGGCAGATGTGgtcagcagcagccccagcccactCTTAACTGATTCAGAATCACACACCAAGTGTCTGCGATGGATAAAGCTACAACATGAAcaaggggctggaggaggcagggataACTGTCCCAGACACCCCGATGGCTGAGCGCTTGACAGGCGTTGTTGCGTGGACTCTGTTACCTACAAGAACCCTAAGCTTCATCTTACAGATGCAGAGAACGTGTGGGGACATGTTGCCCTGCAGGCCCAGcacccttctcccttcttctgaAACAGATCTAAGCGCTTCTCTGGGAACTGCTCTTGCTCCATTTCCCATGATCCTGGTGGGATTGCCATCACGGGGCTTCTCCCTGCCCCCGACAGGTGGGCATAAGGAAGCTGAGCCACCCAGAGTTCTCTTGGGAGCTGACTCTAGGACACAAAAACCTGAGGAGGGCAGGCGTTTGCATGCCACTTATTGATGGTGACACCCTGGGGTCATGGCCCAGGAGATTCTGCTGTGGGGACCCCTGAACCACCCTGGGATCTGTCCTTCCTGCTTTGGTGTGTGGCCTCACTGTTTTACTCTTctgtggattcttttttttttttgaggaagattagccctgagctaacatctgctgccaatcctcctccttttgctgaggaaggctggccctgagctaacatcttcctctactttatacgtgggacgcctatcacagcaaggcatgccaagcagtgccatgtccgcacccgggatctgaaccggtgaaccccgggccgccaaagcacaatgtgcatacttaaccgctgcgccaccaggccggcccctcttctgtGGAttctgaaagctatccctttaatgAAGGCTATTCTCCTAACAAATTCTCTTCCTGCTTAAGTGAGCCAGAAACGCTGTGTGTAGCTTACAGTCAAAGAGCACTAATTAAGTCAAGTAACTCATCCAAGGCCCAGGGCCGGGCAGAGGTGCAGTGAGCACAGACAGAAACAGGACTGTGTGGCTGCAGGCCCATGCTCGCAGCCACCGCCGCTGCCGTCTCCGGGGCTGGATGCAGGGGCACGGGCAGCAGGGCGAACtctggaaggagaggggaggtgggTGGAAGGCTGGGCGTTCGTGCGGGAAGAAGACAGCTGAGGGCACACGGACTGGAGGGCAGGCGTGCTGTTTGGGAGGTGTGAACCAGGGAAGCAGGAACCAGGGGAGGGAGAAGGCTGGGGCAGGCGGACAGAGGCCGGGGGAGGCGGTGGGGCTACCGTTCGTGGCGCAGGAACACGTTGTTGAGATTGTCGTTGACGATGAGCAGCTCCTCCGTCAGCTGCTCGTTGGCAATGCGGGGGATGAGCTCCAGGACCCGCTGCTGCATGGCTCGGCACGTCCGGTTGAGTTCctgcggagggagggaggggttcaACCACGGCCACTGGAGCCAGAGTGAGGCCATCCCTCACGGATGTCCAGCCCCCGGGCGTGCCTGGGAGGGAGAGGTCCCCAGATTGGACTTCAAGTTCCACAGAACGGCTTTGGGGTCTACAAACGAGCATGtgaattccacttctcagtgttCTACACCGACATTCAGCACACAGGGGACAACACTGTGTTCAACGGCGTTGCTGGTTTAACCTGGCTCCGTGCAGATTTGAGAATGAGGTTCCTGCTGCCATCTCTGCTCAGGGGAAACACTGAGACTGCAGGGGGCTGGCTGGACAAACTGTAGCTCCCCCGGGTGGACCGGGGTCTTCGGCAGCCAGAGCGTAAAATGAACCAGCTGACTCCACTACTATCCACGAACCCCGTCTCTGGATTTCTGCCTCGTTATTCTCACTAATTTCTTAATCCTTTTTATTCGGGAATAATttgagatttacagaaaagttgccaAGATAGTACAATACAGAGTTCCTGTAAACCCTTCCCCCGGCTGCTTCTTAGTTTGGCATTTGTCAAAACCAAGACATGAACATTAGTTCAATGCTATTGACTAAACTAGACTCCACACGGTGTCACCAGTTTTCCACTAATGCTCTTTTTCGGTCCCAGGAACCCAAATTACATATACTTGCCATGTCACTGACAGACTTTTAGTCAGTAAGGGttatatatttaaacatgttGCGGAAAAAAAACCAAGAGCCATAGCATTACAGGTTTTTCATTTGTAAGACTGAGTGTTTCTTCCTTCGGGCTCCTGCCACCAGGTGGACGGGTGGCTGGGTCCTGGTCTTGAGGTCCAGACGGACGGCAGGCATTGCTGACTGTGGCCACATGCCAGCACTTTTCCGCTGGAGGCATTAAGATGAGGTACTGCCCCAAAATTGACTTTGGTTCCATTTTGGACCCTGTTACCCACCCCCTCCTAGGCCAGGCATTCTTCTGGAATTTCCTCACCCACCTTGAGCGTGGGGCAAGGCAGGCCTGAGCGACCTTCAACACCCTGCGGgcctcccctctcttcctccatgACCAAGCACACTTGTGGTTTGTTCCCACTTCCTTGCCCGCCCCTCTCAAGAGCAGAAGAGCAGCGGGTGGAGCAGGGCCCTGTGTTCAGATCCTACCTCTGCTGCTTACCAGCCTCATGACCCTGGGCACACCACATGACCTCTCCTTGCCTCAGTTTGCTGACCTGGAAATGGTAAGAGTCCTAACCTCATGGGggtggtgaggattaagtgaatggATGTCTGTCAGGTGTCCACACCAGCAGCTGGCATGTGGGAAGTGCTTGATGCACACAAATGGCTATCCTGTCAACCCTGGCCGCCAGCTCCAGCTTCTCAGTCCCCGAAATCGCTCACACCTGCCTGGCCTGGGCTTGGACACAGGAAATGCGCTGCAGCAATCCCGCTGCTTCCCAACCCGCCCGAGCTGCTCTCAGAAGGCCTCACTTACTCTTTGCATTCATGTGTTCGTTCCACCCTGAGACTCCGACTTTACTCCCCCCAGGCGGTAAGGACCCCTGAGCAAGTACCCCGTGTCAGCGTAGTTAGGCACAGCACGAGACAGCCCTGCCTGCAAGGAGCCTGAGGCCCAGCAGGGGACAGATAAGACATGAGACAATCACACCAACACTCTGTCCCTCGTGGGTTCAGGTGACTCTTGGGCCTTGGGGTCTCTGACATCTCTATGAACTGGCCTCCACTGGGAGGATGCCTTTCTCCAAATATAGTCCCTTCTGCTCCAGTGGTTCCCCGCTGGGAACCATGGGACTATTGTGGGACACTCAGGAGCAAAACCCCACCTGCCTCAGCTCCCCAAGACCAGTGCTCCTTCATCTCAAAGCTGGCTCTGCTCTCTCACGCCTGCCTGCTAAGCTTCATATTCTGAAGGTGGAAACCTCGCCTTCCAGCTTTTTCTCAATACCTTTTATTGGAAGCTATTCTGAAAGAGGAACATGCAAAACCTTACTTAATTCTCATGTCAAACTTGTACCACAAAGGCTATTATTAGGGCAAtcgtacagatgaggaagctgaggtaaGAGGGGCTATTTTGTTCAAACCAGAAAGTGAGAGAGCCCCGAATTCCAACCTGATGGAGCCCAAAGTCCCCGGCTTTAACACCCCCCACTGTGACCAAGGAGTTCAGAGGAAGCCATGAGAGCTGCAGTGGGGGTTGGGAAGAAATGTGTGCGGGCAAACGAGCAAGAAGTCacctggggcggggggaggctgAACCTGGGGGTATGCTTGCTCACCTGTAGCAGCTCCAGGTCTGCGGGCTCTGCCTCGGTGGGCACCAGCTCCGTCAGCATCTCTGACATCACCCTCACATTCCCGCTCACCATCTCCAGCTCGCTGCGCAGCTTCCCAATCTGAAACACACGTGGACCCTGTGACAGAGGCCAAGAGTCCCGAGCCATTGCCACACACAGGGATGCAGCCTGGCATCACCAGCCCTGGGTGTGGCACTCAGAGAAGTCAACTTGCCAGCACCCTCTCTAGAATCCCGGGCCACAGCCCTGCACTAAGAGGCCCAAAGTGGGCTTGCCCCCACCCCACATAGGCCCCCCACACAGAGGTGCTACCAACCGTTACCATCTCCAAACTGGGGAGCCTGGTGCAGGGAGAGGCTGAAAGGAAAGGAGCTGAGGGTGAAGACACCAGAGTCTGGCAGGAGGGCTGCAGCATCCCCTGGGTTCAACGCAGCAGCTAACGAGGCCCTGGAGGGCGGCTCCCCCCAAGGGAAGATAAGGGAAGCTGAAGGCCCGCTTCCCTCCTAGGATGATGGGGTTTCTCGCTCTCTCCTCCTAGGACAAGggatttctccctctctcccctcctagGGTGATGGGAttacccctctcccctcctgggaTGACGGGATTACCCCTCTCTCCTCCTAGGATGACGGGATTTTGTCTTGCTCCTGGTCTGCTCTTCCAAGGATGAGTCCCAGTACCACCCCCCACCTTGAGTACGAAACTCAGACTCAGCACTTGTTAAAGGGATCTTAGCAGGTTTTCAATGATCAAAGGGTTCCAAGGTCTTGGCTTGGGGAATCATCATCAATCAAGCTTCAAGGTCTCTTCAGCAGATGAGGTGGTGAAAGGCCAGGGTCTCAGGCTGTGGGCTCTGCAGTCTAGTCCCCTCATGAGCACTGCATACTGTGGATGTCCAGGAAGGGACCAGTATGGAAGTTCCCCAAAGTGACCTGCTGAAGAACCCTCTGATCACGGAACATCTCATGGGTCTAGTATTTAGCAGGCTACATCTTGAGAAATGTTGGCACGTTCTAAATCGTGTGACCTAGATGATTTCAGAATATAAGTGTCACCACATAAATTCATGATGCCTGTGACAGCAGCTACCATTTGTCTAGCACCTACTAAGCGCTAAGCACTTACTGTACACTGCTAGTTAGCCTTTACCACAGTCTGCCGAGGCAGGTGCCACCACCCCAgcctttacagatgaagaagtggGAGTGCAGACAGGGGCAGTCCATCTACTCTGGTTCACTGACACCTTCCAAGCCCAGAAAACGTTGGTACCCGTAGCCTATTTAATGAACACTCTTGGTATAAGCGAGTGGAAAAACTACTGGTCACAAACCCCGCGTGTCAGGCCAGATGGGACCTAATTACAGCGGAGTCTAGGAGTTACATGACCACGTGCCGAAGTCTTAACATGTCCCAGGAGAGAAAAGGGGACTCTGTAATTAAACATGCACCACTCAGTTTCATTTAGCAAGAATCTACTTGTAGTAGACGTAATCAGAATCTCCACGCACACAGATGCTAGGCTTCAGGCAAACTGGTTAAAATCATTTACCAGGTTAGACAAATTGTGGATCACAGggagattttataattttttatgcaCCTTTAATTATTTGCCCAGTTACGAAAACTTTTCTAGTAATATTTTAACTCTGGGGGGTGATTTCATAACTTGCTGTAAGATAACAAAGTACAGAAGTTTCTCTTAATAGGTTAGGGTGTGAAAGGATGCTGGTAAAGTTTATCTGTTTATAAATCCAAACAATATTGTACAAGAGATCAGTGGGTGCACCCTGGAAAGTCAAGTTTCACTTCTATTTCCATcatttatctgtgtctttctCACGAGCACTTTCACACTTAGCTGATGTGGTGGGTCTGAAGTTTGTAAAACCCTCAAAAGTGGGTGCCCCTACAGTGTGCAGGCCTTGACCCATACCCCAATAGCCGAGCCTAAAATGACTGAGCACCCAGCCGATGCCAGTCACGGCTGTGGACGTCCCTTGCGGGGAGAGTGGCTTTGGCACGCCACAACTGCTTTCGGCCAACGGGCAGGTTACCTCCAACTTtgggaggaagaaactgagggtcagaggcTAAGTTGGTGTGCCGCCTGGTTAGAGCAGGGTGATCCTTCAAAGCCACTCATGGGGCCCTGGGAAAACCTGCCGCAGGCCCCGAACCTTACACTTCGCCTCAAATCTTCTTCTTGGGGCTTTGTGGCAAGCATCACGGTGCAACACAagggttttaaaaacatttttgtgtaaatgttttaaaactgtttttagcCAGAACCTCTGTTCAGATGGAACCTTATGTGAGCACACGAGCAAACCACACAAGGAAAGTGGAGCTGTGGTGGCTGAAGGGCCGCCTGCTGAGTGTTTCCTCTCCCTGGCGCTTGCCCAAGGCCTCCACAGAGAACACGGTTTAGAGAACAAGACAGCACCAGCTTGAAGTCAGATAAATGTGAACTTGAATTCTGGCACTGTCTCTGATGagctgtgtggctctgggcaagtgaatttctctctctgagcctcatctcccAAACAGGAAGACTGAGGCACACCCTGTGGGGCTGCTGGGATGACTGAGCAGGGACTCCTCGATGGTAATTTCTGTGGTGACAGGGGCCGCTCCCTGACATGTGCACCATCCTGCCCCACGTGGCTGTGACCCAGGCTCATCTGTTTACCTGCTCAGGGGTTGGCGTTATGGGTGCGTCACTGGGGAGCACGGCTGGGGTGGACAGAAGGGCAGTGTGCTGGCCAGAGTCCCCTCGCTGACTGGCGTCAGTGCCCGCAGAATTCTGTCCTGATGGTGTCTCCGAATTGAAAACAGTCTAGAGGGCAACAAACAGGATCAGGAGGCCGGTGAGCCCCCGGGGAGTCAGGGGCTGATAGGAAGTGGCTGCAGAAACAGCCTCTGATGActgttcctgcctcccttcccactGCTCCCATCTGTGGGTCTCCTCACCCTCTGGGGCGTGTGGATGGGTGACAGCATGTCCAGGTCAGTCATCGGGAACTCCAGGCCCTTCCTCCGCAGGTCCTCGTAGACAGCGACCACACCTGTCAAATCGGGTGAGCTGCGGAACGCGTCAGCCCAGGACTGAGAGGGGACAAGGGGACGTAGCTGGTAACCACAGCTCACCGTCTCCCCATGAACCCGTCTACCCACCCCCAGAGAGCAGAAATTCCTTCCCTGACTTGCTGGTCCTTTGACTGCATCACCCAGACAGCCCCTCCACAGGAAGGCCCAGTCGACAGGCCTCCCACACTCAGAACATCCAGTTAGCAGACAAGCAAGACGGCCCCAATGAGAAACAGACTGAAGCCAACAGAAAGAGAGCAGCACTGGGGGACCTTTCTCCCCAGCCCTGGCACTTTCCATCGAGAAGGGAGCTGGCACTGACTCACCCTGGTCCACCTGCCCCACCCCCGTGCTCACCTGGATGAGGTTGAGCACCTTGTCGTGCACGATGGTGGGCGGGTTGTTCTTGGGCAGGATGGTTCTCACCAGCACGCCCTCCACGAAGTCCTGGCTGGCCACCAGCACATGGAAGCGGTGCCCGCAGTTCTTGACGCAGGTTTCTAACACCTGGAGGCCATGAGGTGCCTGTGAGCACTGTCACAGGAGGCAGAGCACCCAGGAGCCCACCCTTGCACTCTGCTTATATCCCAGAGCCGGGCTGAGCAGAGGCTGGGGCTTCCTGCAGTGAGACCCTGGAACAGGGAGAAGCGGGGACAATGCCGGGCTTCGGGGGCTGGTTTCCTGGgggatggggctggggtgggcagagggagggatgcGGGCCAGAGCCTCCTTGCCGAGAGGCCTCAGTGCCCACAGAATCCTCTCCTGATGCTGGTTCTGAGCTGAACACCGTCTAGAGGGGAGATGGCTCTCCAGTCAAACGGTGGCCCTGCAGCCCAGGGAAGGCCCCACTTAACCTTCTACGCCCACCCCTCGTTCCCGCTGCCCTGCAGGAGATGCCCTTGCTGGGCACTTTAGTGGACTCCCCTGGACACAAGTGCTGCTTTGGGGAGGCTGGGACTGAGGGTTCTCggccctgctccccagcccaccCACCCCGACTGCCAGGATGCCCACCTGTGGCTGGCCCAGCCTGTTTGGGCAAGGACTGCCCTCGGCCACCAGCATGTGTTTTATGTTCCTTTTTCGGGGTGCCCAAGTGCTGATCAGTACCCATCTCGGCCTCCAGGCTCCCCACCCCACAGAGGCCTGGTTCACTGAACTTCTATGTCACCCTACAGGTCCCTTGGACCAGGCTCTCCAGGTCTGGTTCTGGAGGGATGTGGCCTCAGGGTGTCTGTTCCCCATGTCACTAGGTTGGAGAGAACTTTTCCAAAATGTCCtctcttgccactctgtgtctgcTGGTGGTGTAGACAGGGCAGCACTGCCCATGGACCTTTCCTTCCTAGCCCTTAGAAGAGGAGCTTGAGGGTAGCTTGGAGTCCTGCTGGGCCTGGGGGAGGCCACCCCCAGTGGACATGGCCCTGCCATGGACAGACGGACAGGGGCACTCACCGTGAGAGCCAGCATCACCTCGTGGAAGTTCTTATTGCCCACGATCCTCTTCTTCACTGCTCGGAAGGCATCTCTGGGACTGGGCAGAAGGACAAAGGAAGGACGGGATGAGGCACGGACTCTCCTTATCCAACAGGAGGATGGCTGCCTGCGGCCAGGAGGCACCGGAGAGCGAGAATGGCTGCTACTGCCCAGGCCCCGTGTCCCGTCTCTGTTTTCTGTGCATCCCGGTTCCAGTCACAGCTGATCTTCCTGCCCCTCCACAGTCCTCTCAGTAACTCGTGGCTGCTTAGCAGGGATCCTCACCATGTGCTCCCTGCACCTCCTGCACCAGGAACTCTGTGCAGGGAGGTCTGAGTGTCTGCCAAAAACGCAGAATCCCAGCCCCCCAGACCCCTAACCCAGACTATGGGGGAATCTGTGGGTTTATCATGTCCCCAGGAGCTTCTTACGCCTACTCTAGTTTAAGGACCAATAACCTGGAGGCAGAGTCCTAACGCCCCACCCCGGCCAGTTCCTCCATCCATCCAGGCTTCCACTCCCCATATGCCAGCACCATGCTGCGTGCTGTGCATACACCGGGGAACAAGACCACGCAGCCCTGCTTTCAGGGGTCACACGTTCCAGGGAGACCCACCTAAGTGAGGGAAGTAAGCAGGTCCTGCGGTAACAGTGAGCgggtgtgggtgggggaggggtcagtaaagtcttctctgaggaggtggcatcgcagctgaagaggaaagagatgcaAAGGAGAGATGGAGCCTGCTGCGTGCAGGGGTGCGGGGCAGGGAAGGAGCAGTTCCCATAGAGGCAGGACCTGGaccaggccctggggtggggaggaactGAAAGGAGGCCAGAGGgtggggaaggtggagggaggggctgaggagGCCCAGCGGTCACCGCAATGGGGGTGGATGCACCGAAGTGCAGGGGGAGCCCGGAAGGCCTTGGGGGGGCAGCCTGGGAGGCGTGGGGGGCAGCCTGCTCTCCCTGTCCCACCTGTAACCGCCGCCACCTTCCGCACCTCACCCCTGCATCCTGCCCTCAGCCCCGTGCAGGTGTGAACAGTGTTGCCTGACCTCTCTCGCCTGTGTTTGTGGACCCTTGTCTTTCACATCTACTTGGTGAAGGCCCAGCTAAAACCCGCCTCGCCCATGGTGTCTCCCATCCTCCATCTCCCTGGCATGCCCTACCACTGGCCCAGGGCCTACCACCAAAGACGACACCTCCTAGAGGACAGGGAGAGCGTCCTACTCGACACTCTGCCTCCCAGAGCCCAGCATGCCGCAGGAGCATGAGTAACATTTCCTAGGCCAGCGACTGGCTGTTGGGGCCTGCCCTGCTGTCTGCCTGCCTGTCAGTGCTGACCCCATCAGGGGCAAGTTAGGAGAGGTGGGAACCCCAACACAGGTCCCCCAACATGAATGAAGGTGGCAGGCAAGGCTTCCTGCAATGGACCCTGGGAGGGGCGGAGCCTGGAGGCCCGTCAGGGCTGCGATGGAGAGACTATGGCCCCTGAGAGGGCGGGACCCTGTCCCAGAAGAATGAGGGCAGTTTTCAAGTCAACGCCCTGGGCAGCTCCTCAGCCTTGGGCTAGGAGCTCCTCAGGGGAAGCTGGTTTGTTCCTGGCTTGGCTGCTCACCTGCAGCCCCTTCAGCTCTCCAAAGGGACTCGTCTCCACTCCTTACAGAGGGGCCCAGGGAACGGGCGCAGCTTTGGGACTCACAGTTCTGGCCTGTGTGCCACTACAGTGGGCCTACTGTGTGTCTAGTACTCTGCTAGAGCACAAAGTGGGTGACAAGTGGCCTCTGCTAGGCCACAGTACAAAGAGGGGTGGACAAGAGACTCAAGTCTAGACGACAAGCTCGGGGGGCCAAGGTGCACGTCTGCCTTGTCACTCTGGGTCCCCGGTGCTTCGTCAGTGCCTGGGCACAGGAGGTGCCCACATCAACAGCATGCACCCGAGTGAGCCGAGCCCCAGTTCTTCCGACGTTTACGACGGAGACGGGGACCTGCTTCTCTAAGGACAGAGCAGTGACTTCCAGCCCCGACGTTCATGAAGCCCCCAGGCCTCTTCAGGGGCTCCATGAGGTTTTCTgcctcttgttctttctcttggtGGCCCTGCCATCTGCCCACCACTCTCACCCTCGACTCTTATGTGTCCAGACGCAGGTGCGAGCATCCCCGCCCAGCTCCCCGGCTGGAAGGTGCCCAGCGGCCACTGTGCTGTCCTGACTGGCCTTGACTGAGCCTCCCTGGGGCTTGAGCTGGGTGCTCCCTGCTAGCTGcctgctcccagcctgcccttctaCACACAGAGCACTACGGGGAGAGAGGAGCCTCGCGGGCCAGCTGGATTATCCGTGAAAGGCGGAGAGAGCAGCAAGAGCCTGCTCCAACTGCTGGTCCTGATTTTCCCGGAGGCAAGCCTCATCTGACAGCACCTCCTGCTGGTCGTGGCTGCACACCCCTCCCACCCTTCCCTGGGGTTTCCTGGGAAGGAGAGTG from Equus asinus isolate D_3611 breed Donkey chromosome 4, EquAss-T2T_v2, whole genome shotgun sequence harbors:
- the TOM1 gene encoding target of Myb1 membrane trafficking protein isoform X2, which translates into the protein MDFLLGNPFSSPVGQRIEKATDGSLQSEDWALNMEICDIINETEEGCDATSSEKTLLTPPPPTPAHCYRRTCLLPSLSPRDAFRAVKKRIVGNKNFHEVMLALTVLETCVKNCGHRFHVLVASQDFVEGVLVRTILPKNNPPTIVHDKVLNLIQSWADAFRSSPDLTGVVAVYEDLRRKGLEFPMTDLDMLSPIHTPQRTVFNSETPSGQNSAGTDASQRGDSGQHTALLSTPAVLPSDAPITPTPEQIGKLRSELEMVSGNVRVMSEMLTELVPTEAEPADLELLQELNRTCRAMQQRVLELIPRIANEQLTEELLIVNDNLNNVFLRHERFERFRTGQSAKAPSEAEAAADLMDMGPDPAATSSLSSQLAGMNLGSSSVRAGLQSLEASGRLEDEFDMFALTRGSSLADQRKEVKYEAPQATDGLAGALDARQQNTGAIPVTQACLMEDIEQWLSTDVGNDAEEPKGVTSEEFDKFLEERAKAADRLPNLSSPSATGPPGPPPGAAPRKKTQEKDDDMLFAL
- the TOM1 gene encoding target of Myb1 membrane trafficking protein isoform X5 is translated as MLALTVLETCVKNCGHRFHVLVASQDFVEGVLVRTILPKNNPPTIVHDKVLNLIQSWADAFRSSPDLTGVVAVYEDLRRKGLEFPMTDLDMLSPIHTPQRTVFNSETPSGQNSAGTDASQRGDSGQHTALLSTPAVLPSDAPITPTPEQIGKLRSELEMVSGNVRVMSEMLTELVPTEAEPADLELLQELNRTCRAMQQRVLELIPRIANEQLTEELLIVNDNLNNVFLRHERFERFRTGQSAKAPSEAEAAADLMDMGPDPAATSSLSSQLAGMNLGSSSVRAGLQSLEASGRLEDEFDMFALTRGSSLADQRKEVKYEAPQATDGLAGALDARQQNTGAMGGSSERSLSDWMVRQGMIPVTQACLMEDIEQWLSTDVGNDAEEPKGVTSEEFDKFLEERAKAADRLPNLSSPSATGPPGPPPGAAPRKKTQEKDDDMLFAL
- the TOM1 gene encoding target of Myb1 membrane trafficking protein isoform X1: MDFLLGNPFSSPVGQRIEKATDGSLQSEDWALNMEICDIINETEEGCDATSSEKTLLTPPPPTPAHCYRRTCLLPSLSPRDAFRAVKKRIVGNKNFHEVMLALTVLETCVKNCGHRFHVLVASQDFVEGVLVRTILPKNNPPTIVHDKVLNLIQSWADAFRSSPDLTGVVAVYEDLRRKGLEFPMTDLDMLSPIHTPQRTVFNSETPSGQNSAGTDASQRGDSGQHTALLSTPAVLPSDAPITPTPEQIGKLRSELEMVSGNVRVMSEMLTELVPTEAEPADLELLQELNRTCRAMQQRVLELIPRIANEQLTEELLIVNDNLNNVFLRHERFERFRTGQSAKAPSEAEAAADLMDMGPDPAATSSLSSQLAGMNLGSSSVRAGLQSLEASGRLEDEFDMFALTRGSSLADQRKEVKYEAPQATDGLAGALDARQQNTGAMGGSSERSLSDWMVRQGMIPVTQACLMEDIEQWLSTDVGNDAEEPKGVTSEEFDKFLEERAKAADRLPNLSSPSATGPPGPPPGAAPRKKTQEKDDDMLFAL
- the TOM1 gene encoding target of Myb1 membrane trafficking protein isoform X6, which codes for MLALTVLETCVKNCGHRFHVLVASQDFVEGVLVRTILPKNNPPTIVHDKVLNLIQSWADAFRSSPDLTGVVAVYEDLRRKGLEFPMTDLDMLSPIHTPQRTVFNSETPSGQNSAGTDASQRGDSGQHTALLSTPAVLPSDAPITPTPEQIGKLRSELEMVSGNVRVMSEMLTELVPTEAEPADLELLQELNRTCRAMQQRVLELIPRIANEQLTEELLIVNDNLNNVFLRHERFERFRTGQSAKAPSEAEAAADLMDMGPDPAATSSLSSQLAGMNLGSSSVRAGLQSLEASGRLEDEFDMFALTRGSSLADQRKEVKYEAPQATDGLAGALDARQQNTGAIPVTQACLMEDIEQWLSTDVGNDAEEPKGVTSEEFDKFLEERAKAADRLPNLSSPSATGPPGPPPGAAPRKKTQEKDDDMLFAL